In the genome of Photobacterium sp. TY1-4, one region contains:
- a CDS encoding LysR family transcriptional regulator, which produces MVMYSLDQLQMFVTAARLGSFSASARQLGKVQSAVSQGISNLEIDLNVALFDRSTRKPTLTREGKHLLSFAEAILQQNKELGSAARALSEQEESEICIAVDDHLLVDAFFSLMTAFSQRFPSTSVTTITAASVDIPDLIRHGRATLGLMISDLTIPRDVDIRYIGNLRCIPVAAPDHPLARLDTVTPSDLIPHRQILIKGGKGIATVHQQPLSARFWYADDHRTVRGFIARGLGWTYLPEHSADDMIQAGQAVALAVTFDQKAWTVPVECLQGKGHPPGPALKWLNQALNTLLPG; this is translated from the coding sequence ATGGTTATGTACAGTCTCGATCAGCTACAGATGTTTGTCACCGCCGCCCGGCTGGGTTCATTTTCGGCCAGCGCTCGCCAGTTAGGTAAGGTGCAGTCCGCGGTGAGCCAGGGGATTTCGAACTTAGAGATTGACCTCAATGTTGCGTTGTTCGACCGTTCGACCCGCAAGCCAACCCTGACCCGTGAAGGCAAGCACCTGCTGTCGTTTGCCGAAGCTATCTTGCAGCAGAATAAGGAGCTGGGAAGTGCTGCCCGGGCGCTCAGTGAACAAGAGGAAAGCGAGATTTGTATCGCGGTGGATGATCATTTGCTGGTTGATGCATTTTTCAGCCTGATGACTGCTTTTTCACAGCGTTTTCCCTCGACATCGGTGACGACGATTACCGCAGCCAGTGTAGATATCCCGGATTTGATCCGCCATGGTCGCGCGACCCTGGGATTGATGATCAGTGATTTGACGATCCCGCGAGATGTCGATATTCGCTATATCGGGAACCTGCGGTGTATTCCGGTTGCCGCACCCGATCATCCGTTGGCTAGGTTGGATACGGTGACGCCGTCCGATTTAATTCCGCATCGGCAAATCTTAATCAAGGGCGGGAAAGGGATCGCCACGGTGCATCAGCAACCTTTATCGGCCCGCTTCTGGTACGCGGATGATCACCGGACAGTAAGAGGGTTTATCGCGCGTGGCCTGGGTTGGACATACTTGCCAGAGCATAGTGCTGACGACATGATTCAGGCAGGTCAAGCCGTGGCGCTGGCGGTGACGTTTGATCAAAAGGCCTGGACAGTCCCGGTCGAGTGCCTGCAGGGGAAGGGACATCCGCCCGGACCGGCGCTCAAGTGGTTGAATCAGGCACTGAATACGCTGTTACCGGGGTAA
- a CDS encoding extracellular solute-binding protein, with translation MNKWSSLMTGSVCAMAMFSGMATAADDELYFYNWSEYIPAEVLEQFTKETGIKVIYSTYESNETMYAKLKTHGEGYDLVVPSTYYVSKMRDEGMLKKIDQSKLSNFEQLDANFMRKPFDPNNDYSIPYIWGATGIGVNTDMMNKAEISSWADLWDPKWEGQLMMMDDAREFFHIALRKLGYSANTTKPEEIKAAYEELKKLMPNVLVFNSDYPANPYMAGETSLGMLWNGSAYMARQEGAPVEIVWPKEGAIFWMDSLAIPAAAKNVEAAHKMIDFLLRPDNAAKVALEIGYPTPVAGAKKLLPASFVNDTNIYPPQAVMDAGEWQNNVGSANTLYEEYFQKLKAGQ, from the coding sequence ATGAACAAATGGTCTTCTTTAATGACCGGCAGCGTCTGCGCGATGGCTATGTTTTCCGGCATGGCCACAGCGGCGGACGACGAGCTGTATTTCTACAACTGGTCTGAATATATCCCAGCCGAGGTACTGGAACAGTTTACGAAAGAAACTGGCATTAAAGTGATCTACTCAACATATGAGTCCAATGAGACCATGTATGCCAAGCTGAAGACGCATGGTGAAGGCTACGACCTGGTGGTCCCTTCCACCTACTACGTGTCCAAAATGCGTGACGAAGGCATGCTGAAGAAAATCGATCAATCTAAGCTGTCCAATTTTGAACAGCTGGATGCGAACTTCATGCGCAAGCCGTTCGATCCAAACAACGACTATTCGATTCCGTACATCTGGGGCGCAACCGGGATTGGCGTCAACACGGATATGATGAATAAAGCTGAAATCAGTAGTTGGGCGGACCTGTGGGATCCGAAATGGGAAGGCCAGCTGATGATGATGGATGATGCCCGTGAGTTCTTCCACATTGCGCTGCGCAAACTGGGCTACTCAGCCAATACCACCAAGCCGGAAGAGATCAAAGCTGCCTATGAAGAGCTGAAGAAACTCATGCCGAACGTGCTGGTATTCAACTCAGATTACCCGGCCAACCCGTACATGGCGGGTGAAACGTCTCTGGGTATGTTGTGGAACGGCTCTGCTTATATGGCCCGTCAGGAAGGTGCGCCGGTTGAGATTGTCTGGCCGAAAGAAGGTGCCATCTTCTGGATGGACAGCCTGGCGATTCCGGCTGCCGCGAAGAACGTTGAAGCCGCGCATAAGATGATCGACTTCCTGCTGCGTCCGGACAACGCTGCGAAAGTCGCGCTGGAAATCGGTTACCCGACCCCGGTTGCAGGTGCGAAAAAACTGCTGCCGGCCTCGTTTGTCAACGACACCAACATCTACCCGCCACAAGCAGTGATGGATGCCGGTGAATGGCAGAACAATGTCGGCAGTGCGAATACGCTGTACGAAGAGTACTTCCAGAAGCTGAAAGCGGGTCAGTAA
- a CDS encoding extracellular solute-binding protein, with protein MKKWSAFLTGTACAAALFSSFANAEDKELVFMNWGPYISTELREQFTKETGIKVIYSTYESNETMYAKLKAHPAGYDLVVPSTYFVAKMRDEGMLQKIDKSKLTNFNELDSNYLDKPFDPKNDYSIPHVIAMTGLAVNTDMYDPADFDSWADLWNPELKGQLMLMDDTREVFHIALRKLGYSGNTTDPKQIDEAYEELKKLMPNVLVFNSDNPAAPYLAGEVGLGMLWNGSAAAAQREGLPIQLIWPKEGGIFWVDSLAIAKNAKNVDAAHKMIDFLLRPEIAAKISEDTGYLTAIKASNAKYKDNPTLFPPQEDLDRGEWQDSVGDMNIRYENYFLKLKAGE; from the coding sequence ATGAAAAAATGGTCCGCTTTTCTCACCGGTACTGCATGCGCAGCAGCGCTGTTTTCCAGCTTCGCCAATGCAGAAGACAAGGAATTAGTATTTATGAACTGGGGCCCGTATATCTCTACGGAGCTTCGTGAACAGTTCACAAAAGAAACTGGTATTAAAGTGATTTATTCGACTTACGAGTCGAACGAGACTATGTACGCGAAGTTAAAAGCGCACCCGGCAGGTTATGACCTGGTCGTGCCGTCAACTTACTTCGTTGCGAAAATGCGCGATGAAGGCATGTTACAGAAAATCGATAAATCAAAGCTAACCAATTTCAACGAACTTGATAGCAATTACCTGGACAAGCCTTTTGACCCGAAAAACGATTATTCGATCCCACACGTGATCGCAATGACCGGTCTGGCGGTCAATACCGACATGTATGATCCGGCTGACTTCGACAGCTGGGCTGACCTGTGGAACCCTGAGCTGAAAGGCCAGCTGATGCTGATGGACGACACGCGTGAAGTCTTCCACATTGCATTGCGCAAGCTGGGCTATTCCGGCAACACAACAGATCCGAAACAGATCGACGAAGCTTATGAAGAGCTGAAAAAACTGATGCCGAACGTCCTGGTGTTCAACTCGGATAACCCGGCGGCGCCATACCTGGCCGGCGAAGTTGGCCTGGGCATGCTGTGGAACGGCTCAGCAGCCGCGGCTCAGCGTGAAGGTCTGCCAATTCAACTGATTTGGCCAAAAGAAGGCGGCATCTTCTGGGTCGACAGCCTGGCCATTGCCAAAAATGCCAAAAATGTCGATGCAGCCCATAAGATGATTGATTTCCTGCTGCGCCCTGAGATTGCAGCCAAGATCTCTGAAGATACCGGCTACCTGACTGCGATTAAGGCGTCAAATGCCAAGTACAAAGACAACCCGACGCTGTTCCCGCCGCAAGAAGATCTCGATCGCGGTGAGTGGCAGGATTCAGTCGGCGATATGAACATTCGCTACGAAAATTACTTCCTGAAACTGAAAGCCGGAGAGTAA
- the potC gene encoding spermidine/putrescine ABC transporter permease PotC yields MGRLFKFSLMTVVYAFLYTPIIILIVNSFNASKFGMKWGGFTTKWYEQLVSNDSLMQAAWHSINIAVFSATAAAIIGSLTAVALFRYQFRGKGFVNGMLFVVMMSPDIVMAISLLALFILIGAELGFLTLLLSHITFCLPFVVVTVYSRLKGFDVKMLEAARDLGASEWVILKQIILPLAKPAVAAGWLLSFTLSLDDVIVSSFVTGPSYEILPLKIYSMVKVGISPEVNALATIMLIVSLVLVISSQLLAREKIK; encoded by the coding sequence ATGGGACGCCTATTTAAATTCAGCCTGATGACGGTTGTGTATGCGTTCCTGTATACCCCAATCATCATTCTGATTGTGAACTCCTTTAATGCCAGCAAGTTCGGCATGAAATGGGGCGGGTTTACCACCAAATGGTATGAACAACTGGTCAGTAATGACAGCCTGATGCAGGCGGCATGGCACTCGATCAACATTGCCGTGTTCTCGGCAACCGCAGCCGCCATTATCGGCAGCCTGACGGCCGTCGCCCTGTTCCGCTATCAGTTCCGCGGCAAAGGCTTTGTCAACGGCATGCTGTTTGTGGTGATGATGTCACCGGATATCGTCATGGCGATATCGCTGCTGGCGCTGTTTATCCTGATTGGTGCTGAGCTGGGCTTTTTAACCCTGCTGCTGTCGCACATCACGTTCTGTTTGCCGTTTGTGGTGGTGACTGTGTACAGCCGCCTGAAAGGCTTTGATGTCAAAATGCTGGAAGCCGCGCGAGATTTAGGCGCAAGCGAATGGGTGATCCTGAAGCAAATCATCCTGCCGCTGGCAAAACCTGCGGTTGCTGCCGGCTGGCTGCTCAGCTTCACCCTGTCACTAGATGACGTCATTGTCAGCTCCTTTGTGACCGGTCCGAGCTATGAGATCCTGCCGCTGAAGATTTACTCTATGGTTAAAGTCGGCATTTCACCGGAAGTGAACGCCCTGGCAACCATTATGCTGATTGTCTCCCTGGTGTTGGTGATCAGCTCCCAGCTTTTAGCTCGGGAAAAAATTAAGTAA
- the potB gene encoding spermidine/putrescine ABC transporter permease PotB — protein MNKKLNLQTIIITLIVSWLVLFVFMPNLMIIGTSFLTRDDANLIEMTFTLENYIRLFDPLYAKVMLHSFYMALVATLLCLLIGYPFAYAIAKMPVKWRPFMLFLVIVPFWTNSLIRTYGLKIMLGTRGVLNNTLLYLDIIDKPLRIMYTEYAVMIGLVYILLPFMVLPLYSAIEKLDHNYIEAARDLGANKFQTFVKVIFPLTMPGIIAGSLLVLLPALGMFYVADLLGGAKNLLIGNVIKSQVLNARDWPFGAATSIALTIAMAVMLYAYYRAGKLLNRKVELE, from the coding sequence ATGAACAAGAAGCTTAATCTTCAGACAATCATCATCACGCTGATTGTCAGCTGGCTGGTCCTGTTCGTCTTCATGCCGAACCTGATGATCATCGGAACCAGCTTCCTGACCCGGGATGATGCCAACCTGATCGAGATGACCTTCACGCTCGAGAACTATATCCGGCTGTTTGACCCGTTGTATGCCAAGGTCATGCTGCACTCGTTCTATATGGCGCTGGTGGCGACCCTGCTCTGCCTGCTCATTGGCTACCCGTTCGCTTATGCGATCGCCAAAATGCCGGTGAAGTGGCGTCCGTTTATGTTGTTCCTGGTGATTGTACCGTTCTGGACCAACTCCCTGATCCGGACCTATGGCCTGAAGATCATGCTGGGGACCCGCGGCGTATTAAACAATACCCTGCTCTACCTGGATATTATTGATAAGCCGCTGCGCATTATGTACACCGAATATGCCGTGATGATTGGCCTGGTGTATATCCTGCTGCCGTTTATGGTACTGCCGTTGTACTCCGCAATTGAGAAGCTGGATCACAACTACATCGAAGCGGCGCGGGATTTAGGAGCCAACAAATTCCAGACCTTTGTGAAGGTGATTTTCCCGCTCACCATGCCGGGCATTATCGCCGGGAGCCTGCTGGTGCTGCTGCCTGCGCTGGGAATGTTCTATGTGGCTGACCTGCTGGGCGGTGCCAAGAACCTGCTGATCGGTAACGTGATCAAGAGCCAGGTGCTCAACGCCCGGGACTGGCCGTTTGGCGCGGCAACCAGTATTGCACTGACAATCGCCATGGCCGTCATGTTGTATGCCTACTACCGCGCCGGCAAGCTGTTAAACCGTAAAGTGGAGTTGGAATAA
- the potA gene encoding spermidine/putrescine ABC transporter ATP-binding protein PotA, whose product MNAAETTKAPVIQLKGLSKSFDGKQIITGLDLNVNDGEFLTILGPSGCGKTTVLRLIAGFENADAGDIVIAGSHVTDLPAEQRHVNTVFQSYALFPHMTVFDNVAFGLRMQKVAERDIEPRVMEALRMVQLDEYAPRKPHQLSGGQQQRVAIARAVVNKPKVLLLDESLSALDYKLRKQMQIELKQLQRKLGITFIFVTHDQEEALSMSDRIIVMRNGNIEQDGSPREIYEEPKNLFVARFIGEINVFDATVTERLDDERILTELEGRPAKLHCKLPVNAGDKLKVLLRPEDIRLEELNNGDSANGMIGYVRERTYKGMTLDSVVELESGQSVMVSEFFNEDDPDVDHSLDQKVAVTWVDSWEVVLADEQEA is encoded by the coding sequence TTGAACGCTGCAGAAACAACGAAAGCGCCGGTGATTCAGCTCAAAGGGCTGAGCAAAAGCTTTGACGGAAAGCAAATCATCACGGGTCTTGATTTGAATGTGAATGATGGTGAGTTTCTTACCATCCTGGGCCCATCTGGCTGCGGAAAAACAACCGTTCTCCGATTGATTGCCGGTTTCGAAAATGCTGACGCCGGTGACATTGTCATCGCAGGCAGTCACGTCACCGATTTGCCAGCCGAGCAACGTCATGTCAACACGGTCTTTCAAAGTTATGCGTTGTTCCCGCACATGACGGTGTTTGACAACGTAGCCTTTGGCCTTCGCATGCAGAAAGTTGCTGAGCGCGACATTGAGCCTCGCGTGATGGAAGCACTGCGCATGGTCCAGTTGGATGAATATGCCCCGCGCAAACCCCATCAGCTTTCCGGTGGCCAGCAGCAGCGTGTTGCCATTGCTCGTGCTGTGGTCAATAAGCCGAAGGTTCTGCTGTTGGATGAATCACTTTCCGCGCTGGACTACAAGCTGCGTAAGCAGATGCAAATTGAGCTCAAGCAGCTGCAGCGTAAACTGGGGATCACCTTTATTTTCGTAACTCACGATCAAGAAGAAGCCCTGTCGATGTCTGATCGCATCATCGTCATGCGCAACGGCAACATTGAGCAAGATGGTTCACCGCGTGAAATTTACGAAGAGCCGAAAAACCTGTTCGTTGCCCGCTTTATTGGCGAGATCAATGTATTTGACGCCACCGTGACCGAGCGCCTGGATGATGAGCGAATTCTCACCGAACTGGAAGGCCGCCCAGCGAAGCTGCACTGCAAGCTGCCGGTCAACGCCGGCGATAAGCTGAAAGTGCTGCTGCGTCCGGAAGATATTCGTCTGGAAGAGCTGAACAACGGCGATTCGGCCAACGGCATGATTGGCTACGTACGTGAGCGGACATACAAAGGCATGACGCTGGATTCAGTCGTGGAACTGGAATCCGGGCAATCGGTCATGGTCAGCGAATTTTTCAACGAAGATGATCCGGATGTAGACCACTCGCTTGATCAGAAAGTCGCTGTTACTTGGGTTGATAGTTGGGAAGTGGTGCTGGCTGATGAACAAGAAGCTTAA
- a CDS encoding glucosaminidase domain-containing protein, with amino-acid sequence MMVLAGLTACGETPPTTPTTASEPLHAVYATKPDFSAITDVKQRKSTFFDYLRPAVVFENQRIEGERQFLLDIQQQMDAGQQLGSDVMAQVNDLSLAYMVTLNSDAVTQPWLDSMLKRVDVLPESLVLSQAANESGWGRSRFAVEGNNYFGQWCYREGCGLVPSGRTEGASHEVAVFASPHLSVKAYFMNVNRNPAYAELREIRALQRQAGQRVEGQRLAEGLHRYSERGHAYVDEIQSMIKHNNQYWRQG; translated from the coding sequence ATGATGGTGCTCGCCGGGCTGACGGCCTGTGGCGAGACACCCCCAACGACTCCGACAACCGCCAGTGAACCCCTCCATGCTGTTTACGCCACCAAGCCGGATTTCAGCGCCATCACGGATGTCAAGCAGCGCAAATCCACATTCTTTGATTACCTTCGCCCGGCGGTGGTGTTTGAAAACCAGCGCATTGAAGGCGAACGTCAGTTTCTGCTCGACATTCAGCAGCAAATGGATGCCGGGCAGCAGCTGGGGAGCGATGTGATGGCACAGGTGAATGATTTGTCCCTGGCCTATATGGTGACCTTAAATAGTGACGCGGTCACTCAGCCCTGGCTGGACAGCATGCTTAAACGCGTGGATGTGCTGCCCGAGAGCCTGGTGCTGAGCCAGGCTGCGAATGAATCCGGGTGGGGCCGGTCACGCTTTGCCGTTGAAGGGAATAACTATTTTGGCCAATGGTGTTATCGTGAAGGCTGTGGTTTGGTCCCGTCCGGTCGAACGGAAGGGGCAAGTCATGAAGTCGCGGTGTTTGCTTCGCCTCATCTGTCGGTGAAGGCGTATTTTATGAACGTGAACCGAAACCCTGCTTATGCCGAGTTACGGGAAATTCGAGCTTTACAGCGTCAGGCCGGCCAGCGTGTTGAAGGTCAGCGACTGGCGGAAGGGCTGCACCGTTACTCTGAACGTGGTCATGCGTATGTTGATGAAATCCAGTCCATGATCAAACACAACAATCAATATTGGCGCCAAGGATAA
- a CDS encoding DUF2987 domain-containing protein — protein sequence MKLGHWLLAGMLASATVYAQDVAAQNIELRYSALYGKLKQNVKEGHDDVRIALFLLEQNTGEVCRIHHGSMRKDKHYEELVIPASNELLVPIDNNLRQANPDVTFVIDDGITCDMSMQVVANQTYGQQISRAEIAALTPQMDQLLADLGGMFSSWFMPEVGGVVLHFDQEIADGLSTSQGKTIAVNQRKAVIKLAELSEGEVVSFPFPANKVTPWIPKS from the coding sequence ATGAAGTTAGGCCATTGGCTTTTGGCTGGCATGTTGGCCAGCGCAACGGTATACGCCCAGGATGTTGCTGCTCAGAACATTGAACTGCGCTACAGCGCGCTGTATGGCAAGCTGAAGCAAAATGTGAAAGAAGGTCACGACGATGTGCGGATTGCCTTGTTCCTGTTGGAGCAAAACACAGGAGAAGTCTGTCGCATTCATCATGGCTCAATGCGCAAAGACAAGCACTATGAAGAGCTGGTGATCCCGGCCAGCAACGAGCTGCTTGTACCCATCGATAATAATCTGCGTCAGGCCAATCCGGATGTGACCTTTGTGATCGATGACGGCATTACCTGTGATATGTCCATGCAGGTGGTTGCGAATCAAACGTATGGCCAGCAGATCAGCCGGGCCGAGATTGCGGCATTGACCCCGCAAATGGATCAGCTTCTGGCGGATTTAGGCGGCATGTTCTCCAGCTGGTTTATGCCGGAAGTGGGGGGCGTTGTCCTGCATTTTGACCAAGAGATCGCCGATGGTTTGTCGACATCCCAAGGCAAAACCATTGCGGTGAACCAGCGCAAGGCGGTGATCAAACTGGCCGAGTTGTCGGAAGGTGAAGTGGTTTCCTTCCCGTTCCCGGCCAACAAAGTGACGCCGTGGATCCCAAAAAGCTAG